AGGCGATTGAGTTTTGCGGTTCCTGCCGCCCTGGCACTATCGCCGTCGATGTCGAGCGTGAAGTCGAGTGTTACCGGATGCGACGCGCCCTTGATGGTCAGCGTGCCGTTGGCGCGGTAACTGTTGCCTTCAACGAGCGTTGCGCCCTCTGCCTTGAACTCGGCAACCGGAAAGCCGGCGGCATCGAACCAGTCCGCCGCGGGCAGGGTCGTGTCGAACTGCGGATTGCCTGTCGAAGCGCTGGCCGGGTTGATGGTGGCCAGGATGACCGCGCTTTCGGGGGCGGCGGTGTCAAAATCGATGCTGGCGTCCCAGGTGGTGAAGGTTCCTGTCAGCGCTGCGCTGCCCTGCTGGACTTCGAAGGCGAGTGTGCTGTTCGCCGGATCCACGGTCCAGGCCTCGGCCTGCGCCGCGGAAACGGCCCCGATCATCGCCAGAGACAGGCCAGAGAGAATCATTTTTTTCAGTGCCATGCTACGAAATCCTCAAGTGAGATATTAAGATTTGGCCTTGGCCGGTCCGGTCGACACCATGCGTTTCAGGGTGTCGTCCCGGGCGATGAAGTGGTGTTTGAGAGCGGCGGCGACATGAACGACGATCAGTGCGATGAGAAGATATGCCCCGTATTCGTGCAGGAACTTGAAGAAGCCCTCCGCCTGCTCCTTGGTGCCGAGCCCTTCGGGAACCGGAAGATGCGGCACGGGCTGGACGTTGAAGAGCACCGTCGGAATGCCCCAGGGCGACGCCGAAACCATGAACCAGCCCGTGATCGGCATCGCGAAGATGAGGGCGTAGAGACCGATATGTCCGAGATGCGCGGCGGTTTTCTCAAGCGGATGCATGCCGGCGGGCAGTTTCGGGGTGGGGTTCACCAGCCGCCAGGCCAACCTGAGGACGGCAAGCGCCAGGACAACGAAACCGACCGACTTGTGCAGCTGATAGAGCTGAAATGTTTCCGGGTCTGCTGGCGGCAGCGACGTCATGTAGAGCCCGAAAGCAAGCATTCCGGCAATCAGCACGGCCATCGTCCAGTGAAAGGCGATTGAAATGCGTCCGTAGCCGGTCGAAGTGTTGCGCAGCATGGCGGGCTCCTTGAATTGGGAGGCCGGTCAAACCGGCCTCCGCGTCAGTCGGGTCAGTTCGTTGCCTGCGAAATCAGTGTTTCGGCATGGAACGTCACGGTGACCTCGTCACCTACATAGGGCACGAACATGTCCATGCCGAAGTCGGAACGCTTGATCACGGTGGTAACCGCGAACCCGGCAGCCGGTTTCTTTGCCATCGGATGGTCGCCCATTGCAAGAACGTCGACCGTCAGCGTGACCGGTTTGGTGATGCCGCGCAGTGTCAGATCGCCGGTGACGTCCAACTGGTTCTCGCCGGTCTGCTCGACCTTTGTGCTTTTGAACGTTGCCTGCGGGAACTTGGCCGCGTCAAAGAAATCCGGGCTCTTCAGATGCGTGTCGCGATCCGCCCAGAACGTGTCGAGACTGTCGATGTTGATCGTGAACTCGATGGAGGAGTTCGCCGGCGTCGCCTTGTCGATCAGCAATGTACCGTCCCAGTCGCCGAAGCGTCCGTCGGTCGTCGAATAGCCGAGGTGGTTGTAGGTGAAGGAGAGGTTGGCGTGGGACTTGTCGAAGTCATAAGCGACCGGCTCGGCGATCGCCGGGGCCGCGAGCAGGGAAAGAGCAAGTGCGGAAGCTGCAAAACGGATCATGGGAGAACCTCAAATCGTTGATCGGAGAGCGTTCGCTCATGAACGCTGCACCGGGAAGATAAGAAAGAAATTTTGCAGTGCAATTTGACTGACCGTTCGGTGTGGCTGAACAATTGTCGCACCGCTGGAGCGATTCTTCCGGGCAATGGCGGCCGTTGAAACGGGAGGCCCGGGCCGCGAATCAAAAACGCGTGTTCGGAGGCGTGCCTGCATTTTATGGTTGTGATGAGCAAAGGCGGACTTTGTAAGTTATTGAAAACAGGGAACGAGTTCTTCTGTCATCAATCCATCAAGAAATTCAGGCAGCTAGTATGGATAATCTTGTCCAAATAGGTGAGAAGGCAATCCGGGGGGCGGCCGGTCCGGTTCGGCTACAAGGAGTACGTGACGTGAAACAGGCAGTCATCGTGTGCCATCGGGGTGCATGCAGACACGCTCCCGAAAATACATTTGCCTCGCTCGAAAAGGCCATCGAACTCGGCGCGGAGGTCGTCGAATTCGACGTCAGGCCGTCGAAGGACGGTGTTCTTTACGTTCTGCACGACGAGACGCTCGAGCGGACGACCAACGGGTCGGGCCGGCTTTCGGAGTTCTCCGCCGCCGAGCTTGACCGCCTCGATGCGGGCACCTGGTTCTCGCCCGAGTTCGCCGGTGAGCGCATCCCGCGTCTGGATGCATTCCTGGATGCCTGCCGCGGCCGGATCGGAACCTACGTGGAGATCAAGGAAGGCGATCCCGGCGAAGTCCGGGACATGCTTGCGGCACGCGGCATGCTCAATGACGCCTGGACGTTTTCCTTCGATCAGTCGATCCGTGCGCTGGCACGGGCCAAGGTCCCGGATCTGAAGCGCATGCTTTTGTTCGCGCATGTCGGCTCCGTGGAGCGCGCCGTGGCCCAGGACGCCCATATCCTTGAATTCGACAAGGACACCCTGCGCGAAGATCTCGTTAAGGAAGCCCGGGACGCAAACCTCATCACGCAGATGTTCTACGACGGCGACGATAGGGATATGTTCGAGAAGGCGGTTCGCTACGGTATCGAACAGATGAACATCGATCATGTCGAGGTGTTCCGGGAAGTCGAAAGCGCGTTGCTGACACCTGCTGAATGATTCGCCGGTTTATTCGAATTTGCATGCAGAGATTCACGCAATGGAAACCCTGTTCGTCGATCGGGTCAATTATTTCTAAATATTTATTTTGAGTTAAGCAGAAATCGCTAAGAAAAAAGCTGAATTTTACCTGCGAGGTAGTTTAGCTATGGTTGTTTGTGACTTGGGAAACAACTTAAAGATATCAGGCCGGGCAAAGCATTCCAAATATAAAAGTCTGTCGAGTAAAGCCTCGGCCGTGCTTTTTGCTGCCTTGTTGTTAATACCGCTTTTCCTCGCAGGGACGGTGAACGGCGCGGCAGCGTCTGAATGGGTGGTCAAGCGCGTATCCGGCATCGTCTATTTTGTTGCCCCTGGTGTCGAGGCGTTCCGCGTTAAGCGCGGCATGGCTTTTGAAAAAGGTTACACCATGGGCACCAGGGCGGGTGGCCGGGCATTGATCGCGCGTGGTGAGGAAACCATCAGTGTGGGCCCGAACACAACCTTCGCCCTGTCCAAATACCTCAGCAACGGTTCCAAGACGACGTTGTTGCAGCGCAAGGGAAGGGTCACGGTCGATGTCGCGAAGCGCTCGCGGCCGCATTTCTTCGTCGAAACGCCATTTCTGGCCGCCGTCGTCAAGGGCACCCGGTTCGACGTTTCTGTTGATGAAACGCGCACGCGCGTTTCCGTCGATAGGGGCGTTGTCGGGGTTGAAGACTTCTCTTCCGGAGATCGCGCCGATCTGACAGCCGGGCAGAAAGCCTCGAGCGCGAATGGAAACAATGGCGGCCTGAGTGTTGGCGGGCGCACCAAACCGGACGTGCGCAAGGGGCCGAAACGGAGCCCGAAAGTGGCAGCGCTCGGACGTCCGGCACCGGTCGAGATTCAGAAAGAGAAGCCTCAGAAGGCAAAGGGATTGTTCGGCGGTCTGTTCGGCTCGAACGAGAGCTCGAACGGTAACGGCAATTCGAATGGCAACGGCAATTCGAACGGCAACAGCAACGGCAATTCGAATGGCAATTCGAATGGCAATAGCAACGGCAATTCGAACGGTAACTCGAACGGCAATAGCAACGGCAATTCGAACGGCAATTCGAATGGCAACAGCAACGGCAATTCGAACGGTAACTCGAATGGCAACAGCAACGGCAATTCGAACGGCAACGGCAACGGCAATTCGAATGGCAACAGCGGCAAGTAACGTGAGCTCGATAGAGATACGCCCATCGTTGCACCATTTGCGAACCGGGTGAGGTGGAGTGCACGTCTGGTACGAGAAAGTCGGGGTGCGTTTTGTGAACGCAATTCTGGTCGCGGTCTTCCTGGCCGCGGCTATTCTCGTTTTGCGGATTGCGGGTCTGAGCGACAGCATCGACAGACTCACCTGGGAGACCAGGTTCAGCCTGGATACCAAACCGGTTTCGGGTCAGATCGTCTTCATCGATATTGATGCGGGCAGTCTCGAGAAAGTTGGTGTCTGGCCCTTTCCCCGCCGGATCCATGCCGACCTTGTCGATCGGCTCGCGGGTGCCGGCGCGCAGGACATCGTCTTCGACGTCGATTTCAGTGCAGCCTCCAACCCGGAAGATGATGCCTTGTTCGCCCGCGCAATCGAGCAGGCAGGCAATGTCAGCCTTGCCGCCTTCCGTCAGGCGGCCTCCGCTCAGTCAGGCGAAAACGAAGTCATTAATCTGCCCGCGGACCCTTTTCTGGATCATGCCTGGCCGGTGGTCGTCATGGTGCCAATGGAGGCCGACAGCCGGATCTGGCGCAATCTCTATGGCTACGAGATAAACGGGACCACCGAAATCTCTGCTGCGGCATTCCTTGGGGAACACAGCGGTGACACGCAAGGTGCGTTCTACCTTGATTACGGGATCGACGTCGACAGCATTCCCCGCATTCCCATGGCCGACGTGTTGGGTGGAACAGCCGATCTGGGGCAGATCTCCGGCAAGAAAGTCATCGTCGGGGCCAGCGCACTCGAACTGCGCGACCTTTTTGCCGTACCGGTGCACGGGATAGTTCCCGGCGCGTTGGTCCAGGCACTCGGTGCGGAAACGCTCCTCCAGAAGCGGGCGTTGACACCCATGAGCGAAGCCTTTCCGCTCCTGTTCGCGGTGCTTGTTTTCGCTCTGTTGCTGATTACCAAGATCGAGGGATGGGCGATCAAGCTCGGCATCTTCCTGCTGTCCGCTCTGGCGATCGAGATCGTGGCGTTCGCCGTCCAGCAGTCGCACCCCGTTCTTGTTCCGACCGGAAGCGCCCATGTTCTGCTTGTCCTGGCGGCTGTGATTGTCGTTTTGCGTGAGCTCGGACTGCACAAGCTTCTCGCACATGTCGCCGACATCAAGCAGCGCAACAGCGACCGCATGCTGGGGCAGGTGTTCGATGACAGTTTCGACGCCATCATCGTCATCGATGGCGATTGCCTGATCACGGCGGCCAACAGGACGGCGCGCTCCCTTTTCTCCAGCGAAACGCTTGCCGGCAGCAGTGCGCGCTCGGTTCTGCCGAATGCGCTCGTTGAAGAGGCAATCGTTGCGCTTCAGGCCGCCGACGGGCGCGATCCTGTTCCGCAGATCCTGGTTCTCGCCCAGGAAGGGACAAAACGACGCTTCATCGAATACGTGGTCACGAAAGCCGAAAAAACACTGGCCGAAGCCAGGCACCCCAACAAGGTTGAAACGCGGGCGCTCGCCTGCCTGACCTGCAGGGATGTGACCGATGAGCGGGAATCCGCGGCCCGGCTCGAGTACCTGGCA
This region of uncultured Roseibium sp. genomic DNA includes:
- a CDS encoding cytochrome b, with the translated sequence MLRNTSTGYGRISIAFHWTMAVLIAGMLAFGLYMTSLPPADPETFQLYQLHKSVGFVVLALAVLRLAWRLVNPTPKLPAGMHPLEKTAAHLGHIGLYALIFAMPITGWFMVSASPWGIPTVLFNVQPVPHLPVPEGLGTKEQAEGFFKFLHEYGAYLLIALIVVHVAAALKHHFIARDDTLKRMVSTGPAKAKS
- a CDS encoding YceI family protein gives rise to the protein MIRFAASALALSLLAAPAIAEPVAYDFDKSHANLSFTYNHLGYSTTDGRFGDWDGTLLIDKATPANSSIEFTINIDSLDTFWADRDTHLKSPDFFDAAKFPQATFKSTKVEQTGENQLDVTGDLTLRGITKPVTLTVDVLAMGDHPMAKKPAAGFAVTTVIKRSDFGMDMFVPYVGDEVTVTFHAETLISQATN
- a CDS encoding FecR family protein — translated: MGNNLKISGRAKHSKYKSLSSKASAVLFAALLLIPLFLAGTVNGAAASEWVVKRVSGIVYFVAPGVEAFRVKRGMAFEKGYTMGTRAGGRALIARGEETISVGPNTTFALSKYLSNGSKTTLLQRKGRVTVDVAKRSRPHFFVETPFLAAVVKGTRFDVSVDETRTRVSVDRGVVGVEDFSSGDRADLTAGQKASSANGNNGGLSVGGRTKPDVRKGPKRSPKVAALGRPAPVEIQKEKPQKAKGLFGGLFGSNESSNGNGNSNGNGNSNGNSNGNSNGNSNGNSNGNSNGNSNGNSNGNSNGNSNGNSNGNSNGNSNGNSNGNSNGNGNGNSNGNSGK
- a CDS encoding YceI family protein produces the protein MALKKMILSGLSLAMIGAVSAAQAEAWTVDPANSTLAFEVQQGSAALTGTFTTWDASIDFDTAAPESAVILATINPASASTGNPQFDTTLPAADWFDAAGFPVAEFKAEGATLVEGNSYRANGTLTIKGASHPVTLDFTLDIDGDSARAAGTAKLNRLDYGLGAGVGTDTVGDIVTVKLDLTATR
- a CDS encoding EAL domain-containing protein, producing MRFVNAILVAVFLAAAILVLRIAGLSDSIDRLTWETRFSLDTKPVSGQIVFIDIDAGSLEKVGVWPFPRRIHADLVDRLAGAGAQDIVFDVDFSAASNPEDDALFARAIEQAGNVSLAAFRQAASAQSGENEVINLPADPFLDHAWPVVVMVPMEADSRIWRNLYGYEINGTTEISAAAFLGEHSGDTQGAFYLDYGIDVDSIPRIPMADVLGGTADLGQISGKKVIVGASALELRDLFAVPVHGIVPGALVQALGAETLLQKRALTPMSEAFPLLFAVLVFALLLITKIEGWAIKLGIFLLSALAIEIVAFAVQQSHPVLVPTGSAHVLLVLAAVIVVLRELGLHKLLAHVADIKQRNSDRMLGQVFDDSFDAIIVIDGDCLITAANRTARSLFSSETLAGSSARSVLPNALVEEAIVALQAADGRDPVPQILVLAQEGTKRRFIEYVVTKAEKTLAEARHPNKVETRALACLTCRDVTDERESAARLEYLARFDPITDLLNRNGFERELKKQTRSACSRSEAVCVVQFAVTNLDQIVATLGFTYGDRVRQSIASRLKSHLAKDVTWAAITADVFAGLSVSKTGSETELAIVEEVQKIIGEDYAIDGARISVQLKFGYVVSEGEGDPDLILKRAGNALSTARRDSQNPIVCFRSEMDTALQRRRKLETELFKAIIRDELRLEYQPLVRLNDSTLFGVEALLRWDSREFGPVSPAEFIPIAEENGYIQELGAWVLNRGMKEASHWKQPLRLSVNVSPVQFFRGDLVETVAEALERSGFPAGRLDLEVTESLFVDDSPELMRCMEDLKSRGCNFSMDDFGTGYSSLGYITKFPFSKIKLDRSFIKETIDRQEDTAVIEAVLLLAEGYGMSVVVEGIETFEQSCRLQELGCQLGQGFYFGRPMTAIDVAERLVVAA
- a CDS encoding glycerophosphodiester phosphodiesterase family protein; the protein is MKQAVIVCHRGACRHAPENTFASLEKAIELGAEVVEFDVRPSKDGVLYVLHDETLERTTNGSGRLSEFSAAELDRLDAGTWFSPEFAGERIPRLDAFLDACRGRIGTYVEIKEGDPGEVRDMLAARGMLNDAWTFSFDQSIRALARAKVPDLKRMLLFAHVGSVERAVAQDAHILEFDKDTLREDLVKEARDANLITQMFYDGDDRDMFEKAVRYGIEQMNIDHVEVFREVESALLTPAE